One part of the Anguilla anguilla isolate fAngAng1 chromosome 11, fAngAng1.pri, whole genome shotgun sequence genome encodes these proteins:
- the bgna gene encoding biglycan a encodes MLPHSVLLLLLCVTRLLTPCPALPFEQKGFWDFGMDSDIGELMKMMRDEEEGSAVEELPHPKHESTCPFGCQCHLRVVQCSDLSLTAVPYDIPSDTRLLDLQNNYITELRENDFKGLSNLYALVLRNNQISRVHPRAFAPLQRMQKLYFSHNHLTAVPKNLPASLEELRIHDNHIRKVPEGAFGNLRNMNCIEMGGNPLQNSGFEPGAFKGLKLSYLRISEAKLTGVPKDLPESLNELHLDHNQIQAIELEDLSRYRNLYRLGLGFNHIRNIEAGSLHYLPYLRELHLDNNRLNNVPAGLPEMKYLQVVYLHANNISRIDINDFCPLGFGMKRTFYNGISLFSNPINYWEVQPATFRCVSDSLAIQFGNNRK; translated from the exons ATGCTGCCCCACTCtgtgctcctcctgctgctgtgtgtgaccCGACTGCTtaccccctgccctgccctgccctttGAGCAGAAGGGATTCTGGGACTTTGGGATGGACAGTGACATCGGGGAGCTAATGAAGATGATGAGGGATGAAGAGGAAGGGTCTGCCGTGGAGGAACTGCCCCATCCGAAACACGAGTCCACCTGCCCCTTTGGGTGCCAGTGTCACCTGCGTGTGGTGCAGTGCTCTGACTtga GTCTCACTGCTGTCCCGTATGATATCCCCTCCGACACCAGGCTGCTGGATCTGCAGAACAACTACATCACTGAGCTGAGAGAGAATGACTTCAAGGGACTCAGCAACCTCTAT gcccTGGTTCTGAGGAATAATCAGATCTCCAGGGTCCACCCCCGGGCCTTCGCCCCCCTCCAGCGTATGCAGAAGCTCTACTTCTCCCACAACCACCTGACGGCCGTGCCCAAAAACCTGCCCGCTTCCCTGGAGGAGCTGCGTATCCATGACAACCACATCCGGAAGGTCCCCGAGGGCGCCTTTGGCAACCTGAGGAACATGAACTGCATTG AAATGGGAGGAAACCCTCTTCAGAACAGTGGCTTCGAACCTGGAGCTTTTAAAGGACTCAAGCTGAGCTACCTTCGCATCTCTGAGGCTAAACTGACTGGGGTTCCCAAAG ACCTCCCTGAAAGTCTGAATGAGCTTCATTTGGACCACAACCAGATTCAAGCCATAGAGCTGGAGGACTTGAGCCGCTACAGAAACCTGTACAG ACTGGGCCTGGGCTTTAACCATATTCGGAATATTGAAGCCGGCAGTTTGCATTACCTGCCTTACCTGAGAGAACTGCACCTGGACAACAACCGACTCAACAACGTTCCTGCAGGCCTGCCAGAAATGAAGTACCTCCAG GTGGTGTATCTCCATGCCAACAACATCAGCCGCATCGACATCAACGACTTCTGCCCCCTGGGGTTTGGCATGAAGAGGACTTTCTACAACGGCATCAGTCTCTTCTCCAACCCCATTAACTACTGGGAGGTGCAGCCCGCCACCTTCCGCTGCGTTAGCGACAGCCTCGCCATTCAGTTCGGCAACAACAGGaagtag